From a single Apium graveolens cultivar Ventura chromosome 2, ASM990537v1, whole genome shotgun sequence genomic region:
- the LOC141691418 gene encoding uncharacterized protein LOC141691418 encodes MGVENFLIYAEENSEDRNKIPCPCGRCANFKKFSIKTIRGHIYDNGFCLGYVHWVWHGETASTGPKSSSASCPPEEQAPDPPPEQASDEASEQDQEHVAASETVDVCEAAYNSSQYDNDSYQFRRFVADAEQPLYEGSDCTKLESMLKLHNWKSRFGITDSAFTDLLSSVGSLLPKDNVLPSNAYEAKKTLSNLGLEYIKFHSCPNNCVQYRGVHADATKCPKCRLSRWKLTKKGEERINLPAKRTQDGKMRHPADSPSWKNIDYRWPSFGSEPRNLRLALSADGVNPHNNGLSNRYSCWPVILVTYNLPPWLCMKRKFMMLSILVPGPHEPGNNIDIYLQPMIDDLKKLWKEGEPNMYDAYNKSFFTLKVVLMWTINDFPAYANLSGCVNKGYKCCPVCGDDTVAKFLTHSRKMCYQGHRRYLPLHHPYRRQKAAFNGQQEFGQPRRTLSGEEVLAEQEQIKFEFGKKMKKAKKVESPWKKKSVFFELEYWKFHHVRHCIDVMHIEKNVCDSLIGTLLNMRHKTKDSAAARRDMMEMGIRSDLAP; translated from the exons ATGGGGGTGGAAAACTTCTTGATATATGCTGAAGAAAATTCTGAAGATCGTAACAAAATTCCTTGCCCTTGTGGACGATGcgccaattttaaaaaattctctaTAAAAACAATCAGGGGCCATATCTATGACAATGGCTTTTGTCTAGGTTATGTGCATTGGGTTTGGCACGGGGAGACTGCTTCTACGGGTCCTAAATCTTCAAGTGCTAGTTGTCCACCTGAAGAGCAAGCTCCAGACCCACCTCCTGAGCAAGCCTCTGATGAAGCGTCAGAGCAAGATCAGGAGCATGTCGCTGCTTCGGAAACTGTTGATGTTTGTGAAGCGGCATATAACTCGAGTCAATATGATAATGATTCATATCAGTTTAGGAGGTTCGTAGCCGATGCTGAGCAACCTCTATATGAGGGTAGTGACTGTACTAAGTTAGAGTCGATGTTGAAGTTGCATAACTGGAAATCTAGGTTTGGTATTACCGATAGTGCCTTCACTGACCTCCTTTCTTCTGTTGGGTCTCTACTTCCCAAAGATAATGTGTTACCCAGTAATGCATATGAAGCAAAAAAAACCCTCTCCAATTTAGGTCTAGAGTATATAAAGTTCCATTCATGTCCGAATAACTGTGTACAGTACAGGGGTGTACATGCTGATGCAACCAAGTGTCCTAAGTGTCGACTTTCTCGGTGGAAGTTGACAAAGAAAGGTGAAGAGAGGATTAATCTTCCAGCCAAA CGGACACAAGATGGTAAAATGCGACATCCAGCCGACTCTCCATCTTGGAAAAATATAGATTATAGGTGGCCATCCTTTGGTAGTGAACCGAGAAACCTTCGCTTGGCTTTATCGGCGGATGGTGTAAACCCGCACAATAATGGCCTATCTAATAGATATAGTTGCTGGCCAGTCATATTGGTGACTTACAATCTTCCTCCCTGGTTATGTATGAAAAGAAAATTTATGATGTTGTCGATATTGGTCCCTGGCCCGCATGAGCCTGGTAATAACATCGACATCTACTTACAACCGATGATTGATGATTTAAAAAAGCTTTGGAAGGAAGGGGAACCAAATATGTATGACGCGtataacaaatcatttttcactttaaaagtAGTTTTAATGTGGACGATAAATGACTTCCCTGCTTACGCAAATTTATCTGGCTGCGTTAATAAGGGTTATAAGTGTTGTCCAGTTTGTGGAGATGACACCGTAGCTAAATTTTTGACTCATAGTAGGAAAATGTGCTACCAAGGGCATCGTCGATATTTGCCTCTACATCATCCTTATAGAAGGCAGAAGGCTGCTTTTAATGGACAACAAGAGTTTGGGCAGCCGCGTCGAACCCTATCCGGAGAAGAAGTGTTAGCAGAGCAAGAacaaatcaaatttgaatttgggaagaaaatgaagaaggcaaaGAAGGTTGAAAGTCCATGGAAGAAAAAATCAGTATTTTTCGAGTTAGAATACTGGAAATTTCACCATGTTAGGCACTGTATTGATGTCATGCATATCGAGAAGAATGTATGTGATAGTTTGATTGGTACATTACTAAATATGCGCCATAAGACAAAGGATAGTGCGGCAGCCCGTCGTGATATGATGGAAATGGGCATTAGATCTGATTTGGCTCCTTAA
- the LOC141707657 gene encoding 11S globulin seed storage protein Ana o 2.0101-like — protein sequence MASRLFLISFISLILLHGCTARRNDLQQQQECNFDSMRALQPISTIEAEGGKTEFWNPDTQQFRCAGVAFLKHTIRRKSLLVPSYANSVLMVYVEEGKGFYSVVLPGCPETFQSPQEQSGERMRDRNQKIENFKKGDILIFQAGVTHWMYNNGDQDVKLVVMFDTTNRANQLDSIPQRFYVLGNPQGRQQGQQQQCPLLQQFQGESILKGFADEMLTAAFKMNKEMASKLKGQGVKEGHIITIEKELQVTRPEQQQQQQQDNGLEETSCSQNIRINIDKIDQADIFNPQAGHLTSLNSHHLPILNDVRLSAERGHLKMNAMMGPFWVLNAHSIMYPTDGEARIQIVNNQGRLVFDERLQKGQLVLIPQNFAVMIQAGNRGFQWVAFKTNDNAMITPIAGRASVYRGLPVSILSNILQISEQEASKLKYSNAETIMFAPQTSQGKTFTRAFQSLLEV from the exons ATGGCTTCCAGGTTGTTTTTAATCTCCTTTATTTCTCTTATCTTGCTCCATGGCTGCACTGCCAGAAGAAATGACTTGCAGCAACAACAAGAGTGCAATTTTGACAGCATGAGAGCTCTACAACCTATCTCCACTATTGAAGCAGAAGGTGGTAAAACCGAATTCTGGAACCCCGATACTCAGCAGTTCAGGTGCGCTGGTGTGGCTTTCCTCAAACACACTATTCGACGTAAAAGCCTCCTTGTGCCTTCTTACGCAAATTCTGTACTAATGGTGTACGTCGAAGAAG GCAAGGGATTTTATAGTGTTGTGTTGCCCGGTTGTCCCGAGACTTTCCAATCACCTCAGGAACAAAGTGGCGAGAGAATGAGAGACAGGAATCAAAAGATCGAAAACTTCAAAAAGGGAGATATACTTATTTTCCAGGCTGGAGTTACACATTGGATGTACAACAACGGTGATCAAGACGTTAAACTTGTTGTTATGTTTGACACCACCAACCGAGCAAATCAGCTCGACAGCATTCCGCAG AGATTTTACGTATTAGGAAATCCACAAGGACGACAACAAGGGCAGCAACAACAATGTCCATTACTCCAACAATTCCAAGGGGAGAGTATTCTCAAAGGCTTTGCTGACGAGATGTTGACAGCTGCATTCAAGATGAACAAGGAGATGGCAAGCAAGCTCAAGGGCCAGGGTGTGAAAGAAGGCCACATCATTACAATCGAAAAGGAGCTTCAAGTAACAAGACCcgaacaacaacaacagcagcaacaagaCAACGGCTTGGAAGAAACCAGCTGCTCACAAAATATCAGGATTAACATTGACAAGATAGATCAAGCTGATATCTTCAACCCACAAGCTGGACATTTAACTTCTCTTAACAGCCACCATCTACCCATCTTGAATGATGTCAGACTCAGTGCCGAAAGAGGTCATCTTAAAATG AATGCAATGATGGGACCGTTCTGGGTGTTGAACGCGCACAGCATCATGTACCCGACAGACGGAGAAGCAAGGATCCAGATCGTAAACAACCAAGGGAGACTGGTGTTTGACGAGCGCCTACAGAAAGGACAACTAGTGCTAATTCCACAGAATTTCGCGGTGATGATCCAAGCAGGAAACCGGGGATTCCAATGGGTGGCGTTTAAGACGAACGATAATGCTATGATAACTCCTATTGCAGGCAGGGCCTCAGTGTACAGGGGACTACCAGTGAGTATCTTGTCCAATATTCTCCAAATTTCGGAACAGGAAGCATCGAAACTCAAGTATAGCAACGCTGAGACTATTATGTTCGCCCCACAAACTTCTCAGGGAAAAACATTCACTCGTGCATTTCAAAGCCTTCTCGAGGTTTAA